The Crassaminicella thermophila nucleotide sequence GTGGATGGAATAAGTGAATTGGCAAAAATGTTAAAAGAGAGGGATAATCAGCCCTATTTAGGCCCACAGATTGGGGAAGTTATTACTCCACCACCAAATATCCAGATTGCTTTAGGTGATAAGATTATTCTTACAAAAGAGCATCTTGTTATTGCAGCTCATGTACTAACAGATTATCAAAGAGAAATAAATATTACAGGGGATATACAAACTACAGAAGAAGGTGGATCTGTTACCCTGCAAGTAAATCCAGCACCTACAACATATACTGTAGTGGATGGAAGTGTAAATGGAAATGTAGTAATCACAGGGACAATAAAATATACAGACACTTTGAAGAAAGGTGATAAAGTAATACTCATACCTTCAACAGATGAACAAACGTATTTTTTAATCGATAAGGCGGTGATGCTATAATGCTTCCCGAAATAGCAAACTTAGAAATTAATACTAATCAGACAGAAGAAGTACCAAATCAAGGAACTTCTTTTTTATTTGACTTTAAAATTGGAGACTTTATTTTAAAGAATGGAAGATTAGTAAAAGTATCCGATATTGAAGCTTTGAAAATATGGATAGAAAAGTGTTTGAGGACTGAAAAATTCAAATTTAAAGTTTACGAAAAGGAAAATAAAGATCTAGAATATGGTGTTACAATAGAGGATCTGATTGTAGGCCATGATTATCCACAAAGCTTTATCGAATCAGAATTAAAAAG carries:
- a CDS encoding DUF2577 domain-containing protein, translated to MDGISELAKMLKERDNQPYLGPQIGEVITPPPNIQIALGDKIILTKEHLVIAAHVLTDYQREINITGDIQTTEEGGSVTLQVNPAPTTYTVVDGSVNGNVVITGTIKYTDTLKKGDKVILIPSTDEQTYFLIDKAVML
- a CDS encoding DUF2634 domain-containing protein, coding for MLPEIANLEINTNQTEEVPNQGTSFLFDFKIGDFILKNGRLVKVSDIEALKIWIEKCLRTEKFKFKVYEKENKDLEYGVTIEDLIVGHDYPQSFIESELKREISIGLLKNPMIASLSEWKIEKKNPIVNVSFRVNLKTGETFTQEVNF